Proteins encoded by one window of Triticum dicoccoides isolate Atlit2015 ecotype Zavitan unplaced genomic scaffold, WEW_v2.0 scaffold3763, whole genome shotgun sequence:
- the LOC119346048 gene encoding uncharacterized protein LOC119346048 translates to KLCHELGHRVGSIKCRYTPDKPKRKRASQPLVVEQCWPTKKARVKGGRKKRSVPEPEQTEENPAAVNIQTEETDVEVHTEETEFERVEVQTEETEPERVEVQTEETHVEVHTKETETVVNIETEDTDHEGIGEVLKRPVKKTKMISELVCVVEPKIRRAKAKKGTQRGRKK, encoded by the exons caagTTGTGCCACGAACTTGGGCACAGAGTGGGATCTATCAAATGCCGTTACACTCCTGATAAGCCAAA GAGGAAGCGAGCAagtcagccccttgttgttgaacagtgTTGGCCAACCAAAAAAGCAAGAGTCAAGGGCGGTAGAAAGAAGAGAAGTGTGCCTGAGCCTGAGCAGACTGAAGAAAATCCTGCTGCAGTCaacattcagactgaagaaactgatgtggaggtgcacaccgaagaaactgaatttgagcgtgtcgaggttcagactgaagaaactgaacctgagcgtgtcgaggttcagactgaagaaacccatgttgaggtacacaccaaagaaactgaaactgttgtcaaCATTGAGACTGAAGACACTGATCACGAGGGTATTGGCGAGGTGTTGAAAAGACCAGTGAAGAAAACCAAGATGATCAGTGAACTTGTGTGTGTAGTAGAACCAAAAATAAGAAGGGCTAAGGCGAAGAAGGGCACACAACGTGGTAGGAAGAAGTAG